From the genome of Pseudomonas bubulae:
CCTGCCAGGAGTTGCTGTATCGATCGTCTAATCCTGCGCTTGAGCGCAGCCCGTGGCTGCAGGTCATGCATCATCCCCAGCGCCATGGCCTTGTCGCGTTGCTGTGCAAGGCTCAACGGCAGGCTGCAAGGGCGCAGGCTGAGCGTGGCATCGAACACCGGCGGCAAGGCAATGCCGTCACCGCTGTTACCCATCGGCCAGCGATCGTTGTCATGCAGGTGGTTGGCGTAGCCGAGCACCGTGGTCGGCTGCCACTCCAGGCCTTCAAGGGCCTCGATGACAGCGTCATGGGCACAGATATGGTCCGGGTGCGGGTCGATTGACGGGTGCGGAAGCACGATCACTTCAGGGCGCGCGCGCAGAATCAATGCACGCAAGTCGGCCAGCAGGTTATGCCAGGTCGGCGCGCCGTCCTGATCGGCGGGCAACGGGAACAGGTTGAATTGGCGGAATACGCGAATGTCGCTCAAATCGGCCTCGCGCGAGGCCATCGGCTGATCGGGAGCGCCCTGCATGGCGGGCAATTGCAGGCAAAAATAACCCAATTGCGCGCAATGGGCTTCAGGCACCCCGGCCCAGCGCGGTACGACCATGCTGTCCCAGGCGCGCAAACGGCCCTTGAGGCGGGCGGCCTCTGCCCGTGGCAGGCCCATTTGCTGATAATGCCCGGCTTCGATTTCGCCAGCGGTCAGGGTCACGATCCAGGCTTCTTTGGCCTGGCTGTACAGGCCAAACGCGGCCAGCTCAGCATCATCGGCG
Proteins encoded in this window:
- a CDS encoding PIG-L family deacetylase, producing the protein MSQPASRKQQLLKRHRRNKRIGLLIGLLVLIASGVLLAWWLPPVLAVLGWVAHEAWFADHLFYSPKDDYQYSFPAGSEQPAVRLEGDKLVAEHPLQLAGDETLILEVKVKSGWLGRFVDPYVQLSGGESADRQTFERGVNGQRYLNVSGCAQALVAGQLRVRGRYCRVLGQPELRIFRQPDYRQQRIMVVAPHADDAELAAFGLYSQAKEAWIVTLTAGEIEAGHYQQMGLPRAEAARLKGRLRAWDSMVVPRWAGVPEAHCAQLGYFCLQLPAMQGAPDQPMASREADLSDIRVFRQFNLFPLPADQDGAPTWHNLLADLRALILRARPEVIVLPHPSIDPHPDHICAHDAVIEALEGLEWQPTTVLGYANHLHDNDRWPMGNSGDGIALPPVFDATLSLRPCSLPLSLAQQRDKAMALGMMHDLQPRAALKRRIRRSIQQLLAGRKPSPYGENEFFRKAVRRHELFWQLK